The Candidatus Sysuiplasma jiujiangense genome contains the following window.
CCCGCCGCAAGCTCATCTATGAGCAGCACACGCGGATTCGTTGCCAGCGCCTTTGCAAGGTCAAGCATTTTCTTCTGACCGGTGTTCAGTGTTTCCGCTTTCTTCTCTGCGAAGGATGAGAGGCCGGTAAGTTTCAGTATCCCCTCCACGGCGGACTCCATGTCCCTGCCGGTCGGATCCCGCTTTCCCTGACCGAAAAGGACAGCAATCTCAACATTTTCCATTACGGTGAGTCCGCCGAACGGATGGGGTATCTGGAACGTCCTGTTTATTCCGAGGTGCGATCTTCTGTGCGGCGGTAGTGACGATATATTTTTCCCCTCGAAAAGAATTTCCCCCTCGTCCGGAAAAAGCAGACCGGAAACGATATTGATGAGCGTCGTCTTGCCGGAACCGTTCGGGCCTATGAGTGCAAGTATTTTCCCCTTTTCGACGCCGACATGCACATTGCTCAGTGCCTCCATCTTTCCGAATGTCTTTGTTATTCCCCTGGCTTCAAGCAGAACAGTGCTGTTTTCCTTCATGAAATGCCTCCGTAATGTTTGCGTATTATGGGGACAATTCCATCCGGTATGAACAGTATCAGCAGCACAAGCAGCAGACCGAATATTATGAGCAGCAGATTGCTGAAATAGAGTATGAGCACCTCATAGACGGCGAACAGTATTATTGCGCCTATTACCGGGCCGAATGCCGTCCCCCTTCCGCCGAACAGAACAAAGACTATGATGAGCACAGAATAGTCGGTAAGCGAAAATACCGCTTCAGGATAGAAGAAACCGAGGTACCAGCCGAACAGGCCGCCTGCAAGTCCCGAAAAAAATGCTGAGAGCAGCCATGCATAGTTTCTGTAACGCAGGCTGTTTACGCCTGCAAGCTCGACAGCAAAACGATCTTCCCTTATCGCCTTCAGTGCAATTCCAAAATACGATCTGGCCAGAAGCACCACTGTGAGTGCAGACACCACAGCAACAGCCGCGGTCACCGCATAGTCCACATTGGGCGAATATGCCTGAATGAATGAAATTCCATATGGGCCCCCTGTAATGGAGGTCAGCGACGTGTTGCCGATTGCGAGATAGAGGACCTCGAACGCTGCAAGGCTTGCTATGGCAAAATATGCTCCGGACAGCCTCAGGAGCGGCGTGAAGACTAGTGCAAGGACGCAGGAAAGAAATGTGCCGACGAGCAGCGCAATTCCCACCGGGAACGAATAATGCGCTATCATTATTGCCGTTCCGTATGCGCCGACAGCAAAAAACGCACCGAATCCAAACGGCAGATAACCGGTGAAGCCGTAAACGATGTTCAGCGCGTCGGCAAGTATGACAAAGACAGCGAGTTCCATCAGTATGCTCTGGTTGCCTGTCACAACCGGACCGAGCGTGAAGATCGCCGCCAGCGGGACAGCTATTTTGACCGCATCCGTTTTGATGCCCCTTCCTCCGGAGAGAAAAAATCCCCTAAAATTCACGGACCTTCCTCCCGAGAAGGCCGGTAGGCCTGACAAGTATTATTGCTATGAGCACAACGAACGGGACCAGGGACGAGATGTTGGGCAGATAGAGTTCGGTGTAGCCGTACGCAAAGGCAAAAACCACTCCACCGGCAAGCGTTGCCAGCGGATTACCCAGTGCACCGATGATTATGATGGCAAACGAAATGAGCGTAAAGGTTGCGCCTATGTCCGGGGAGGTGGGATAACTGATGAACGAGGAAAACGCCCCGGCAATTGCAGCGAGCGTCACTCCCGTGGAAAACGCAATCGCCGAAACTGTTCCTGCATTTACGCCATTGGCTGCGGCCTCATCCCTGTTTATCATAAGTGCCCTTGTCTGCAGTCCGAGTCTGGTGTGGTAGAGATATGCGTAAATTACCAGTATGAATAAAACTGAAACTGCCGCAGTGACAACCCATGCAAAGGGGATTGTGCTTCCTGCAATGCTCACGTGCAGCGGCCTGAACGAGCTGTAGGGAAGGGTCCTGTAATCAACACCGAAAAACTGAATCGCCAGCCCTTCCATGATGAAGGAGAGGCCGAAGAAGAGGATGAACGAACTCATTTCGGGATCTCCTGATTTGCGGAGCCTGGGGATGAGAAGATAATAGAGCGGTATGCCTGCGAGGAAGAAAACAGGCACAATGAAAAGCAGTGCCATGAGCGGATTGACCGAATAGCTTGACAGCAGCAGAATGGCGGCATAAGAGCCGAACACAATGAACTGTCCGTGCGCGAGATTCACGATCCTCATCACACCGAATATGAGATTGAGACCCAGCGCCGCCAGCGAAAAGAAAGCGGCGTAAATCAGCGACGTGATGAAGGCGTCAAGGAACAGCTGCATGTCAGAGGCACTTTATCCGAAATTCGAGCCCTGAGTTCAGGCACCGTTCACACGAGAATCCTCCTTTGCCAGCATCAGCGCCGGAAAC
Protein-coding sequences here:
- a CDS encoding branched-chain amino acid ABC transporter permease, translating into MNFRGFFLSGGRGIKTDAVKIAVPLAAIFTLGPVVTGNQSILMELAVFVILADALNIVYGFTGYLPFGFGAFFAVGAYGTAIMIAHYSFPVGIALLVGTFLSCVLALVFTPLLRLSGAYFAIASLAAFEVLYLAIGNTSLTSITGGPYGISFIQAYSPNVDYAVTAAVAVVSALTVVLLARSYFGIALKAIREDRFAVELAGVNSLRYRNYAWLLSAFFSGLAGGLFGWYLGFFYPEAVFSLTDYSVLIIVFVLFGGRGTAFGPVIGAIILFAVYEVLILYFSNLLLIIFGLLLVLLILFIPDGIVPIIRKHYGGIS
- a CDS encoding ABC transporter ATP-binding protein, with protein sequence MEALSNVHVGVEKGKILALIGPNGSGKTTLINIVSGLLFPDEGEILFEGKNISSLPPHRRSHLGINRTFQIPHPFGGLTVMENVEIAVLFGQGKRDPTGRDMESAVEGILKLTGLSSFAEKKAETLNTGQKKMLDLAKALATNPRVLLIDELAAGLGASEMDSVVKLLREIAKNIDAVVVVEHVMSFIRRVTDDVVVLDAGRKIFEGSFEDAVHDERVMEVYLGASRTVGN
- a CDS encoding branched-chain amino acid ABC transporter permease, translated to MQLFLDAFITSLIYAAFFSLAALGLNLIFGVMRIVNLAHGQFIVFGSYAAILLLSSYSVNPLMALLFIVPVFFLAGIPLYYLLIPRLRKSGDPEMSSFILFFGLSFIMEGLAIQFFGVDYRTLPYSSFRPLHVSIAGSTIPFAWVVTAAVSVLFILVIYAYLYHTRLGLQTRALMINRDEAAANGVNAGTVSAIAFSTGVTLAAIAGAFSSFISYPTSPDIGATFTLISFAIIIIGALGNPLATLAGGVVFAFAYGYTELYLPNISSLVPFVVLIAIILVRPTGLLGRKVREF